The following proteins are co-located in the Haloplanus sp. HW8-1 genome:
- a CDS encoding winged helix-turn-helix domain-containing protein, with amino-acid sequence MRPTMAIATSPPEKTIEESTVRDSEEVQAVLDALHDPDCRAVLDATGEESLSASELSDVCELPLSTTYRKLDTLTGVGLLDERTRLCPDGKHASEYVRSVEHVDVDVVDGGFELTVTHRVRSGTTTPL; translated from the coding sequence ATGCGACCGACGATGGCTATCGCCACCAGCCCGCCCGAAAAGACGATCGAAGAATCGACCGTCCGTGATTCCGAGGAGGTCCAAGCGGTACTCGACGCCCTGCACGATCCCGACTGTCGTGCGGTCCTCGACGCGACGGGTGAGGAGTCGCTGTCGGCCAGCGAACTCTCCGACGTCTGTGAACTACCGCTGTCGACGACGTATCGGAAGCTCGATACGCTCACGGGGGTTGGCCTCCTCGACGAGCGAACCCGCCTCTGTCCCGACGGCAAGCACGCGAGCGAGTACGTCCGTTCGGTGGAACACGTCGACGTCGACGTCGTCGACGGCGGCTTCGAACTCACCGTGACGCATCGGGTGCGGTCCGGAACGACGACGCCCCTCTAA
- a CDS encoding ABC transporter ATP-binding protein, with protein sequence MTDESSLRATDVTRTFGDVTALSGVSISIPPGEVVALIGPNGSGKTTLLRVLAGLLSPTAGTVDYEESDAVRFLGYLPQEPTFRPGFTTLETAAFYARLVDDDPADLLDRVGLGGVADRRVEALSGGMTRLLGIAQALAGAPPVLALDEPASGLDPGMSELVYDIVDGLAEEGHAVVVTSHDLPAVERTADRIVVLDRGEVVAEGTPTELRERTGGPLHETFTSLVGGDQDIVAVRTRGASE encoded by the coding sequence GTGACGGACGAGTCGTCGCTTCGCGCGACCGACGTCACTCGGACGTTCGGAGACGTGACCGCGCTTTCCGGGGTATCGATATCGATTCCGCCGGGCGAGGTCGTCGCGCTGATCGGGCCGAACGGGTCGGGAAAGACGACGCTCCTCCGGGTGCTCGCTGGCCTCCTGTCGCCGACGGCGGGTACGGTCGACTACGAGGAATCGGACGCCGTCCGTTTCCTCGGATACCTACCCCAAGAACCCACCTTCCGACCGGGATTCACGACGCTGGAGACGGCGGCGTTCTACGCCCGTCTCGTCGACGACGATCCGGCGGACCTGCTCGACCGGGTGGGTCTCGGCGGGGTCGCCGACCGACGCGTCGAGGCGCTATCCGGGGGGATGACGCGACTCCTCGGTATCGCCCAGGCGCTCGCCGGCGCTCCCCCGGTGCTCGCCCTCGACGAACCCGCGAGTGGCCTCGATCCAGGGATGAGTGAGCTAGTCTACGACATCGTCGACGGCCTCGCCGAGGAGGGCCACGCCGTCGTCGTGACGTCACACGACCTCCCCGCAGTCGAGCGGACGGCGGATCGGATCGTCGTCCTCGACCGGGGCGAAGTCGTCGCGGAGGGCACGCCGACGGAACTCCGCGAGCGGACCGGCGGACCGCTTCACGAGACGTTTACGTCGCTGGTGGGCGGCGATCAGGATATCGTCGCGGTTCGAACGCGGGGGGCGTCGGAATGA
- a CDS encoding phosphoribosyltransferase, with protein sequence MSIDADGGRFADRIDAGRRLASELRDRGNEADIVLAIPRGGVPVGRPVADALDVPLDVVVASKIGAPDNPEYAIGAVASDGSAWFDEGSIDRLGVSDVYVDRGRNREAAAAREKASRYRNDGPVPNLSGRSVVVVDDGAATGATAIAALRLVAAAGAERIVLALPVAPPDTIDRLEDHADVDTVVALETPTQFRAVGAFYDRFDQVSDEEAMALLSDPDD encoded by the coding sequence ATGAGCATCGACGCCGACGGCGGTCGGTTCGCGGATCGTATCGACGCGGGCCGACGACTGGCGAGCGAACTCCGCGACCGCGGGAACGAGGCCGATATCGTCCTCGCGATCCCGCGGGGTGGCGTTCCGGTCGGGCGGCCAGTCGCCGACGCCCTCGACGTCCCGCTCGACGTCGTCGTCGCCTCGAAGATCGGCGCGCCCGACAACCCGGAGTACGCCATCGGCGCCGTCGCGAGCGACGGAAGCGCGTGGTTCGACGAAGGATCTATCGACCGACTGGGTGTGAGTGACGTCTACGTCGACCGGGGGCGGAACCGCGAGGCTGCGGCAGCCCGGGAGAAAGCCTCGCGCTACCGGAACGACGGTCCGGTGCCGAACCTGTCCGGACGGTCTGTCGTCGTGGTCGACGACGGCGCCGCGACGGGCGCGACCGCAATCGCCGCGCTCCGACTCGTGGCCGCAGCGGGCGCCGAGCGGATCGTCCTTGCCCTCCCAGTGGCGCCGCCGGACACGATCGACCGCCTCGAAGACCACGCCGACGTCGACACCGTGGTCGCTCTCGAAACGCCGACGCAGTTCCGGGCGGTTGGCGCGTTCTACGACCGGTTCGATCAGGTCAGCGATGAGGAAGCGATGGCGCTCCTGAGTGACCCCGACGATTGA
- a CDS encoding M20 family metallopeptidase: MAAYGEESRTSLRERVVGTTVDLVEYRTTEDRPEAIDDCLSYVADFFADAAVSVERYSHGDTPSLVVSLDGSLSPELVFHGHLDVVPGADRLFTPRYVTDGELSGRGTADMKGGLAAMMHVVRDLSRADDPPSLALMVVSDEERGGYDGARYLLEEVGYDPAFCITGEPNNLDGYMNIVHRQKGVIRIDLLATGEPAHAATPEQGESAIETLLGTYPAIEAVFDASADDWPTTVNYGHIEGGTAVNQVADNARLRLDVRYPDAGARDRALTALQEIPDLSVESVGHGAPVDTDPDDPYVRGLQRHAEWELGCSVDLVRKPHTSDLRHFATHGVPGVAFGPEAYGSHEGYEYLVVDSLPDYCRTLAAFAADPCPS; this comes from the coding sequence ATGGCAGCGTACGGCGAGGAATCCCGAACGTCGCTCCGCGAGCGGGTGGTGGGGACGACGGTCGACCTCGTGGAGTATCGCACCACAGAGGACCGGCCGGAGGCCATCGACGACTGTCTGTCCTACGTCGCCGACTTCTTCGCGGACGCCGCCGTGTCAGTCGAGCGATACAGTCACGGCGACACCCCTTCGCTCGTCGTCTCGCTCGACGGGTCGCTGTCGCCCGAACTCGTCTTTCACGGTCACCTCGACGTCGTACCGGGGGCCGACCGCCTGTTCACCCCGCGGTACGTCACCGACGGCGAACTCTCGGGACGGGGCACCGCGGACATGAAGGGTGGACTGGCGGCGATGATGCACGTCGTTCGTGACCTGTCGCGGGCCGACGACCCACCGTCGCTCGCGCTGATGGTCGTGTCCGACGAGGAACGCGGCGGCTACGACGGCGCGCGCTACCTCCTCGAGGAGGTGGGATACGATCCTGCCTTCTGTATCACGGGCGAACCGAACAACCTCGACGGCTACATGAATATCGTCCACCGGCAGAAGGGAGTGATCCGGATCGACCTGCTGGCAACGGGCGAACCGGCCCACGCCGCGACGCCGGAGCAAGGCGAGAGCGCCATCGAGACGCTGCTAGGGACCTATCCCGCCATCGAGGCGGTCTTCGACGCGTCGGCCGACGACTGGCCGACGACCGTCAACTACGGCCACATCGAGGGCGGTACGGCGGTCAACCAGGTCGCCGACAACGCACGGCTCCGTCTCGACGTCCGCTATCCCGACGCGGGCGCCCGCGACCGGGCGTTGACCGCGCTACAGGAGATACCCGACCTCTCAGTCGAGAGCGTCGGCCACGGGGCCCCCGTCGACACCGACCCCGACGACCCGTACGTTCGCGGCCTGCAACGACACGCCGAGTGGGAACTCGGCTGCTCGGTGGACCTGGTCCGCAAGCCCCACACGAGCGACCTGCGACACTTCGCGACCCACGGGGTGCCCGGGGTAGCGTTCGGACCGGAGGCCTACGGGTCCCACGAGGGGTACGAGTATCTCGTCGTCGACAGCCTCCCCGACTACTGTCGAACCCTCGCCGCCTTCGCCGCCGACCCGTGCCCCTCGTGA
- a CDS encoding ABC transporter permease subunit translates to MTGPLGAFWAVFAREVRAASRSWTYALLAAVVTFVVFGVARAGNGPSAGYVPTVVDVLLVVEVLVPAVAFAVGYRAVADDAERGRLDVFATYPLPASAYVGGVYAGRAVALLGVVVAPLAVLGLHVATTAAPATTVFATHRGVDSPLLFVRFLALTAAFALVALAIAVALSAAAGSRRRAILLALVGLLVVVVGADVTVFGAMAGDTGIGLGSLLALSPSSAYRGLVFETVLYVAFTGRSAFVSTSAAVTSLVVWGLASLLAATLAIRWRRR, encoded by the coding sequence ATGACGGGACCACTCGGCGCCTTCTGGGCGGTGTTCGCCAGGGAGGTCCGCGCTGCCTCCCGAAGTTGGACCTACGCGCTGCTCGCGGCGGTGGTGACGTTCGTCGTCTTCGGTGTCGCTCGCGCGGGGAACGGCCCCTCCGCCGGCTACGTGCCGACCGTCGTGGACGTGTTGCTAGTCGTCGAGGTACTGGTACCGGCCGTCGCGTTCGCCGTCGGCTACCGGGCCGTCGCCGACGACGCCGAACGCGGCCGTCTGGACGTGTTCGCTACCTACCCGCTCCCCGCGTCGGCGTACGTCGGCGGCGTCTACGCCGGCCGCGCCGTCGCGTTGCTCGGCGTCGTGGTGGCGCCGCTCGCCGTCCTCGGCCTCCACGTCGCCACGACGGCCGCGCCCGCGACGACGGTGTTTGCCACGCACCGCGGCGTCGACTCGCCGCTCCTCTTCGTTCGCTTTCTAGCGCTTACGGCCGCGTTCGCCCTCGTTGCGCTCGCCATCGCCGTTGCGCTCTCCGCGGCGGCCGGGTCGCGCCGGCGTGCCATCCTGCTTGCCCTCGTCGGCCTGCTGGTCGTGGTGGTCGGCGCCGACGTCACCGTCTTCGGGGCGATGGCTGGCGACACCGGCATTGGCCTCGGCTCCCTGCTCGCACTCTCTCCGTCTAGTGCCTACCGCGGGCTGGTGTTCGAGACGGTTCTTTACGTGGCCTTCACCGGGCGCTCCGCGTTCGTCTCGACGTCCGCCGCCGTGACCAGCCTCGTCGTCTGGGGACTGGCGTCACTTCTCGCCGCGACGCTCGCCATCCGGTGGCGGCGACGCTGA
- a CDS encoding Hsp20/alpha crystallin family protein — MTRRNPFDELEELFDRMQENVENAARMWDPEEFEGGLPRPGSAGMSVDLEDTGDELVLTGDLPGFETEDIDVRMVDRTLQISAERDEEAESDAGEYVRRERRHASVSRSISLPEAVDESDITARYNNGVLTVRMPKREPDDRGTRIDVN, encoded by the coding sequence ATGACCCGACGAAACCCGTTCGACGAACTCGAAGAGTTGTTCGACCGAATGCAGGAGAACGTCGAGAACGCGGCACGAATGTGGGATCCAGAGGAGTTCGAGGGGGGGCTGCCACGGCCGGGATCGGCGGGCATGAGCGTCGACCTCGAAGACACGGGTGACGAACTCGTGTTGACGGGCGATCTGCCCGGGTTCGAGACCGAGGACATCGACGTACGGATGGTGGACCGGACGCTGCAGATCTCCGCCGAACGAGACGAGGAGGCCGAGTCGGACGCGGGCGAGTACGTCCGTCGCGAGCGCCGGCACGCGTCGGTCTCCCGGTCGATCAGCCTCCCCGAGGCGGTCGACGAGTCGGACATCACGGCCAGGTACAACAACGGCGTGTTGACGGTCAGGATGCCGAAACGGGAGCCGGACGATCGGGGGACGCGAATCGACGTGAACTGA
- a CDS encoding helix-turn-helix domain-containing protein — protein MATGIRAELRVDADGSCPVASAAADAGAPTSSVTRGIDPEATGRVTEEFMLEDTAVEAPPGGDVEPVFTYGSKTTYRFSRPRGQGCPCERVEAFDCPVVDVHTRDGMLHLVFHAADMSELRGVITTLREAYPEVDVRRLLRSHGDPSDHDLVFVDRGRLTARQREVLERAHEMGYFDHPKGANAGEVADALDISRSTFSEHLSAAQSKLLDAVLEQ, from the coding sequence ATGGCGACAGGCATTCGGGCGGAACTGCGGGTCGACGCCGACGGCAGTTGTCCCGTCGCGAGCGCCGCCGCGGACGCCGGTGCGCCCACCTCCTCCGTCACCAGGGGGATCGATCCGGAGGCCACGGGCCGGGTAACCGAGGAGTTCATGCTCGAAGACACGGCCGTCGAGGCGCCACCCGGCGGCGACGTAGAGCCCGTGTTCACCTATGGGTCGAAGACCACGTATCGGTTCAGCCGCCCCCGCGGACAGGGATGCCCCTGCGAGCGCGTCGAGGCGTTTGACTGCCCGGTCGTCGACGTCCATACGCGCGACGGGATGCTGCATCTGGTCTTTCATGCCGCCGACATGAGCGAACTTCGGGGAGTCATCACGACGCTCCGCGAGGCGTATCCCGAGGTGGACGTCCGTCGACTCCTCCGATCCCACGGGGATCCGTCCGACCACGACTTGGTGTTCGTCGATCGGGGGCGACTGACCGCCCGACAGCGCGAGGTGCTCGAACGTGCCCACGAGATGGGCTACTTCGATCACCCGAAGGGTGCGAACGCAGGCGAGGTTGCGGACGCCCTCGACATCTCGCGCTCGACGTTCAGCGAACACTTGAGTGCCGCACAGTCGAAACTGCTGGACGCCGTCCTCGAACAGTGA
- a CDS encoding ribokinase, translating into MSRVVSLGSINVDRVVSATDADLAAFAERFAWFPERGRTIRIDRLPDDFTVDADERRHGGKGANQAVAAVRVGASTAMLGKVGRDHGRFGVLAALADAGVDVDRIGTADAPTGTAYVFVDDSGDNRIVVVPGANATVGRPYVRNQYDAVRDADCLLLQNEVPVAPVESLLADLAGDPRRPTVVLDPAPPEGVDPLLACEAVDYCTPNEHEYAALEDSLDGFDGVVVRKRGGAPVVVERAGKRLFTVEPPTVDPVDTTGAGDVLNGVLAARLVAGVSLRKAVADATVAGSLATREAGARNGVPTLDDIRSTRGAN; encoded by the coding sequence ATGAGTCGCGTGGTGAGTCTCGGGAGCATCAACGTCGACCGCGTCGTCTCGGCGACGGATGCCGATCTCGCGGCGTTCGCGGAGCGGTTCGCATGGTTCCCGGAGCGGGGACGGACCATTCGGATCGATCGCCTCCCCGACGACTTCACCGTCGACGCCGACGAGCGTCGACACGGGGGCAAGGGGGCAAACCAGGCCGTCGCCGCCGTCCGCGTCGGGGCGTCGACGGCGATGCTCGGCAAGGTCGGTCGGGATCACGGGCGATTCGGCGTCCTCGCCGCCCTCGCCGACGCCGGCGTCGACGTGGACCGAATCGGGACGGCGGACGCGCCGACCGGGACGGCCTACGTGTTCGTCGACGATTCCGGTGACAACCGAATCGTCGTCGTTCCGGGGGCCAACGCGACCGTCGGCCGCCCGTACGTCCGGAACCAGTACGACGCCGTCCGCGACGCCGACTGCCTCCTTCTGCAAAACGAGGTTCCGGTCGCCCCGGTCGAGTCGCTACTCGCCGACCTGGCGGGTGACCCGAGACGGCCGACGGTCGTCCTCGATCCGGCGCCCCCCGAGGGGGTCGACCCACTGCTCGCCTGCGAGGCGGTCGATTACTGTACGCCGAACGAACACGAGTACGCGGCGCTCGAGGACTCCCTCGACGGGTTCGACGGCGTCGTCGTCCGCAAACGTGGCGGCGCCCCCGTCGTCGTCGAACGGGCGGGCAAACGGCTGTTCACCGTCGAGCCACCGACCGTCGATCCGGTCGACACGACGGGCGCCGGCGACGTGTTGAACGGCGTGTTGGCGGCACGACTCGTGGCCGGCGTGTCCCTCCGCAAGGCCGTCGCCGACGCCACCGTCGCGGGGTCGCTCGCCACCCGTGAGGCCGGCGCCCGAAACGGCGTCCCGACGCTCGACGACATCCGCTCGACACGGGGAGCGAACTGA
- a CDS encoding pyridoxamine 5'-phosphate oxidase family protein, whose protein sequence is MTVEQQTAMTGAETDALLGRHETGVLSLAREDEPYAVPISYGYDAGERQFCMRLVSAPGSGKRRFLGDSPKVRFVVYEERETTYRSVIADGRLEHLPKSALTPDHVERFGAAKRPLFEMWGEPKAELNVELYELSPDELSGRRIDIDP, encoded by the coding sequence ATGACCGTGGAGCAACAGACCGCGATGACGGGGGCCGAAACCGACGCCCTCCTCGGACGTCACGAGACCGGCGTCCTCTCGCTCGCCCGCGAGGACGAACCCTACGCGGTGCCGATTTCGTACGGGTACGACGCGGGCGAACGCCAGTTCTGTATGCGACTGGTGTCCGCGCCGGGGAGCGGGAAACGTCGGTTTCTCGGCGACTCCCCGAAGGTTCGATTCGTCGTGTACGAGGAGCGCGAGACGACGTATCGGAGCGTCATCGCGGACGGGCGACTCGAACACCTCCCGAAGTCGGCACTCACGCCCGACCACGTCGAACGCTTCGGCGCGGCGAAGCGGCCGCTGTTCGAGATGTGGGGCGAACCGAAGGCGGAGCTGAACGTCGAACTCTACGAACTCTCGCCGGACGAACTGAGCGGCCGACGGATCGACATCGACCCCTGA
- a CDS encoding potassium channel family protein produces MTHTKRIVVAGGGRVGLRTARELADRGHEIVLIEKEADRTDEVAAEHVAMVLQGDATAPSILEQAELERADAVAALTDEPGTNLAVCLEAKRIAPDVRTLARTDTGTEDEYDEIADATILPHELSAATAADILSSDEVRTLASDHHDLGVLEIEVAADAPIVGHTLDEISLPRGSLVVSDRDRTRVARPDTELEAGERYVVAVESAVADEVLSLFRG; encoded by the coding sequence ATGACACACACCAAACGCATCGTCGTCGCGGGTGGCGGACGCGTCGGGCTACGGACGGCCAGGGAACTCGCCGACCGGGGACACGAGATCGTGTTGATCGAGAAGGAGGCCGACCGCACCGACGAGGTAGCCGCCGAACACGTCGCGATGGTCCTGCAGGGCGACGCCACCGCCCCGTCGATCCTCGAACAGGCCGAACTTGAGCGTGCGGACGCCGTCGCGGCTCTGACCGACGAGCCCGGAACCAACCTGGCCGTCTGTCTGGAGGCCAAACGCATCGCCCCGGACGTCCGGACGCTGGCGCGGACCGATACGGGGACCGAGGACGAGTACGACGAGATCGCGGACGCGACAATCCTCCCCCACGAGTTGAGTGCCGCCACCGCGGCCGACATCCTCTCGAGTGACGAGGTACGTACCCTCGCGAGCGACCATCACGACCTCGGGGTCTTGGAGATCGAGGTGGCGGCGGATGCCCCGATCGTCGGCCACACTCTCGACGAGATCAGCCTCCCCAGAGGGAGTCTGGTCGTCTCGGACCGCGACCGGACGCGCGTCGCCCGGCCGGACACGGAACTCGAAGCGGGGGAGCGCTACGTCGTCGCCGTGGAGTCGGCCGTGGCCGACGAGGTACTGTCGCTGTTCCGTGGCTAA
- a CDS encoding DUF7471 family protein, with protein MSLPTGNWLGTGEALALLVVLGLTTLGTLSLFAIAIAAARRRRSRPYVLLTVAIGLLVARSIVGIGTVLGRVPMVVHHLIEHTTDFAIAVLILSAAYLVTGRATTTR; from the coding sequence ATGAGTCTCCCGACGGGAAACTGGCTGGGAACGGGTGAGGCGCTGGCACTGCTCGTCGTCCTCGGACTCACGACCCTCGGCACTCTGTCGCTGTTCGCTATCGCCATCGCCGCAGCGCGGCGCCGGCGATCGCGACCGTACGTCCTGCTTACGGTCGCCATCGGCCTCTTGGTCGCGCGGTCTATCGTCGGCATCGGGACGGTTCTCGGCCGGGTCCCAATGGTCGTCCACCACCTGATCGAACACACCACCGACTTCGCCATCGCCGTGTTGATCCTCTCGGCCGCGTATCTCGTCACGGGACGCGCCACGACGACCCGCTGA
- a CDS encoding universal stress protein produces the protein MSILAAVDDADESRVVQRGYELARAFDEELVVLNVQPETEEHSTAEDIATNAIRLALDDPENVTAVGALGEPAPRILHESEERDTSYIVLGPRKQTPIGKALMGSVSQLVLLNSECTVVFVAEE, from the coding sequence ATGTCAATCCTGGCTGCAGTCGACGACGCGGACGAATCCCGTGTAGTACAGCGTGGATACGAACTCGCTCGGGCGTTCGACGAGGAACTGGTCGTTCTCAACGTCCAGCCGGAGACCGAAGAGCACTCGACGGCCGAGGATATCGCCACGAATGCGATCCGACTGGCGCTCGACGACCCCGAGAACGTGACCGCCGTCGGGGCGCTCGGCGAACCGGCTCCGCGCATCCTCCACGAATCAGAGGAGCGCGACACCAGCTACATCGTCCTCGGGCCGCGGAAGCAGACGCCGATCGGCAAGGCGCTGATGGGTAGCGTCTCCCAACTCGTTTTGCTGAACTCGGAGTGTACCGTTGTCTTCGTCGCCGAAGAGTAA
- a CDS encoding nitrous oxide reductase accessory protein NosL: protein MTRDTAVDTTRRRVLIGTAAVVALAGCSGSTDRPEPISLSGDVSCDQCGMVIDQHPGPSGQTYYQEHSVEGHDPPARFCSTVCTYRHRYSKEPQGWQPQVTYLTDYSTVDYRVSESDGTRVISAHLAAEAFAPTEDLEVVAGTDVEGAMGPALVPFGDSDDAEAFASEYGGDVIAAANISQELVARG, encoded by the coding sequence ATGACTCGAGACACCGCCGTCGACACGACGCGCCGACGCGTTCTGATCGGGACGGCCGCCGTCGTCGCCCTCGCGGGGTGTTCGGGGTCGACCGACCGGCCCGAGCCGATTTCGCTGTCCGGCGACGTCAGTTGCGATCAGTGCGGCATGGTCATCGATCAGCACCCCGGCCCGTCCGGCCAGACCTACTACCAGGAGCACAGCGTCGAGGGCCACGATCCACCGGCCCGGTTCTGTAGCACCGTCTGTACGTACAGACACCGATACTCGAAGGAGCCGCAGGGATGGCAGCCGCAGGTGACCTACCTCACCGACTACTCGACGGTGGACTACAGGGTCAGCGAGTCGGATGGGACCCGTGTCATCTCGGCACACCTGGCGGCCGAGGCGTTCGCGCCGACGGAGGACTTGGAGGTCGTCGCCGGGACGGACGTCGAGGGGGCGATGGGGCCGGCACTGGTGCCGTTCGGCGACAGCGACGACGCCGAGGCCTTCGCCTCGGAGTACGGTGGCGACGTCATCGCGGCGGCGAACATCTCGCAGGAACTCGTCGCGAGGGGATAG
- a CDS encoding winged helix-turn-helix transcriptional regulator: MTSVRRQVRDHVQSNPGVHFNELVRNLDIATGQAQYHLRRLGRRDEVIAERIRGRTHYFDPEYDPWERRVLSLYRRETARELIGHLVEDGRLPASTLADRLDLARSTVSWHVDTLEDADIVERTYGDRGQVEVALTRPEETVAFLQAVTPSLSDRLVDRFMRFVDTGLHGVEAEE, translated from the coding sequence ATGACCAGCGTTCGTCGGCAAGTTCGTGACCACGTCCAGTCCAACCCTGGCGTTCACTTCAACGAACTCGTCCGGAACCTCGACATCGCGACCGGTCAGGCCCAGTATCACCTGCGACGGCTCGGTCGGCGCGACGAGGTGATCGCCGAACGGATACGCGGGCGTACCCACTACTTCGATCCGGAGTACGACCCCTGGGAGCGTCGGGTCCTCTCGCTGTACCGTCGCGAAACCGCCCGCGAACTCATCGGTCACCTAGTCGAAGACGGACGGCTTCCGGCGTCGACGCTCGCCGACCGACTCGACCTCGCGCGTAGTACCGTCTCCTGGCACGTCGACACGCTCGAAGACGCGGATATCGTCGAGCGAACTTACGGCGACCGCGGCCAAGTCGAGGTGGCGCTCACGCGTCCGGAGGAGACGGTGGCGTTTCTGCAGGCGGTCACGCCGTCGCTCTCCGACCGCCTCGTCGATCGGTTCATGCGGTTCGTCGACACTGGCCTCCACGGTGTCGAGGCCGAGGAGTAA
- a CDS encoding GNAT family N-acetyltransferase, translating to MDEERPFTPDLPPGYAIDRARPDDAPGIAAVYEAAYPSDTDYPLVEESAVHEALLGDSNVATFVVATGGTVVGTAAIEYDSLDDGNAQICKLAVHPDHQGRGLGRELLKHRLNVLHADRSFSGVVYSAAVTSHPASQHNLLARGFEPFSIHKGLQEGYFGPTSESEVITLYTPSIDYDERDVYVPERYRHIVERTLASASLDLLGRRIRTVNTVTYPTADQVEMALSRARGFLWEVTADGHESWARTEAEIRAAMREEDVHLMVPVDANARHLLALYEPLEADGFSPAGFIPDWLTRDGEDRDAFVFQHPPSDEPAAVCVVDDVKALIDVLGWEYRVVEDADRYWTLEL from the coding sequence ATGGACGAGGAGCGGCCGTTCACGCCCGATCTTCCGCCGGGATACGCCATCGATCGCGCGCGGCCCGACGATGCTCCCGGTATCGCGGCGGTGTACGAGGCGGCGTATCCGTCGGATACCGACTATCCCTTGGTCGAGGAGTCGGCGGTCCACGAGGCCCTTCTCGGCGACTCCAACGTGGCGACGTTCGTCGTCGCGACGGGAGGGACGGTCGTCGGTACGGCCGCCATCGAGTACGACTCGCTCGACGACGGGAACGCACAGATCTGTAAGCTGGCCGTCCACCCCGACCACCAGGGAAGGGGTCTGGGACGCGAACTCCTCAAACACCGGCTGAACGTCCTCCACGCGGACCGATCGTTCTCGGGAGTAGTGTACTCGGCGGCGGTGACCTCTCACCCTGCCTCGCAACACAACCTGCTGGCACGTGGGTTCGAACCGTTCTCGATACACAAGGGGCTCCAAGAGGGGTACTTCGGCCCGACGAGCGAGAGCGAGGTCATCACCCTCTACACGCCCAGCATCGACTACGACGAACGCGACGTGTACGTTCCGGAACGGTACCGTCACATCGTCGAACGGACGCTCGCGAGTGCGTCGCTAGACCTTCTTGGACGTCGGATCCGGACGGTCAACACAGTCACCTACCCGACGGCCGATCAGGTGGAGATGGCGCTCTCTCGGGCGCGGGGCTTTCTCTGGGAGGTGACCGCGGACGGCCACGAGTCGTGGGCACGGACCGAGGCGGAGATCAGAGCGGCCATGCGCGAGGAGGACGTCCACCTGATGGTGCCCGTCGACGCCAACGCCCGTCACCTCCTTGCGCTGTACGAACCGTTGGAGGCCGACGGCTTCTCGCCCGCGGGATTCATCCCCGACTGGCTGACCCGTGACGGGGAGGACCGCGACGCGTTCGTCTTCCAGCATCCGCCGTCGGACGAACCGGCGGCGGTGTGTGTCGTCGACGACGTGAAGGCCCTGATCGACGTGCTCGGGTGGGAGTACCGCGTCGTCGAGGACGCCGACCGGTACTGGACGCTCGAACTGTGA